Proteins encoded in a region of the Prochlorothrix hollandica PCC 9006 = CALU 1027 genome:
- the psb34 gene encoding photosystem II assembly protein Psb34, whose translation MPYTVEDGGRLNNFASEPRMRVAEPISTDQRRNYVIIAVVTGVGVVGLIALVGFLSNLA comes from the coding sequence ATGCCCTATACCGTGGAAGATGGCGGTCGCCTCAATAACTTTGCCAGCGAACCCCGGATGCGAGTCGCCGAACCCATCAGCACCGACCAGCGCCGCAATTACGTCATCATCGCGGTAGTGACTGGGGTTGGGGTAGTGGGACTCATTGCCCTCGTGGGTTTCCTCTCTAATCTGGCCTAG
- a CDS encoding RecQ family ATP-dependent DNA helicase, producing MSDLQATALQLLHTALNNPSATFRDGQWEAIEQLLDPGKRLLVVQRTGWGKSLVYFLTTRLLRNRGMGATLIISPLLALMRNQIAAADRIGLRAATINSSNQEEWETVQGQLLSNQIDILLVSPERLANENFREQVLLPLSARIGFFVVDEAHCISDWGHDFRPDYRRIVRILQALPTNISVLATTATANDRVIDDIFAQLGSNLNIVRGTLTRQSLCLQNISLPSQEARLAWLAKHLPNLPGSGIIYTLTIRDSEQVAEWLRTQRIDAETYSGQLPNGQRELLEQRLLNNEIKALVATSALGMGFDKPDLGFVIHYQRPGSVVHYYQQVGRAGRAVSQAYGILLSGDEDQEITNYFIESAFPPESDIKEILTTLDQEEDGLSVPQLEGKLNLSRGQIEKVLKLLSVEAPSPVAKINSRWYSTPINYEVNRDKVAQLTEIRKREQARMLDYLNARRCLMMFLAEELDDKTTTKCGRCSVCLGQALIPETYSLEKAQEVILFLRKTNQIIEPRKRWPASGLLAYSWKGNIHQNLQAEAGRALSLWGDAGWGSLVKQGKYQNNYFSDALVDAVYELIQHWQPDPFPTWVTCIPSLTRPELVPRFSERLARKLNVPFVACVRKTSQNRPQKEMRNSSQQAQNLDGVFEVSSWAGMASSVFLIDDMVDSRWTFTVVAALLRQSGSGKVFPLALALNSLSQGE from the coding sequence ATGTCTGATTTACAAGCTACTGCCCTACAGCTACTCCATACTGCCCTGAATAATCCAAGCGCTACCTTCCGCGATGGACAATGGGAAGCGATCGAACAATTATTGGATCCAGGCAAACGCCTGCTAGTCGTGCAAAGAACCGGATGGGGGAAAAGTCTGGTATATTTTTTAACTACGCGCCTTCTACGCAATCGAGGTATGGGGGCAACCCTAATAATTTCTCCTCTCCTAGCTTTAATGCGAAATCAAATAGCTGCTGCTGATCGAATTGGACTCCGAGCTGCAACTATTAATTCAAGTAATCAAGAAGAGTGGGAGACCGTCCAAGGACAATTGCTGTCTAATCAGATTGATATACTTCTTGTCTCACCAGAGCGTTTAGCCAATGAGAATTTCAGGGAGCAGGTTTTGTTGCCGCTATCTGCTCGAATTGGATTTTTTGTAGTTGATGAGGCACATTGTATCTCTGATTGGGGGCATGACTTTCGTCCCGACTACCGACGAATAGTACGCATCCTGCAAGCACTTCCTACAAACATTTCTGTACTTGCGACAACAGCAACAGCAAATGATCGTGTCATAGATGATATTTTTGCTCAGCTTGGTTCAAATCTAAATATAGTTAGAGGAACGCTGACTAGGCAAAGCCTTTGCCTACAAAATATATCTTTGCCAAGTCAAGAAGCTAGGTTAGCATGGTTAGCTAAACACCTTCCAAATTTACCAGGGAGTGGAATCATTTATACTCTGACGATTCGAGATTCAGAACAGGTTGCAGAGTGGTTGAGGACACAAAGAATTGATGCCGAAACCTACTCCGGACAACTACCCAATGGGCAACGTGAACTTTTGGAGCAACGGCTACTAAACAATGAAATCAAAGCTTTAGTGGCAACCTCTGCTCTGGGTATGGGTTTTGATAAACCTGACCTCGGCTTTGTAATTCACTATCAGCGTCCAGGCTCAGTGGTTCACTACTACCAACAAGTAGGGCGTGCAGGAAGAGCCGTATCTCAAGCGTATGGCATATTGCTCAGTGGCGATGAAGATCAAGAAATCACAAATTATTTTATTGAATCAGCTTTCCCTCCAGAAAGTGATATTAAAGAGATTTTAACTACTCTTGATCAAGAAGAAGATGGCTTATCCGTTCCACAGCTAGAAGGAAAATTAAACCTTTCAAGGGGGCAAATTGAAAAAGTCTTGAAGTTGCTCTCTGTTGAAGCACCTTCCCCCGTCGCAAAAATCAACAGTCGCTGGTATTCCACCCCCATTAACTATGAGGTGAACCGGGATAAGGTTGCTCAGCTTACTGAAATTAGAAAACGTGAACAGGCTCGTATGTTGGATTATCTCAATGCACGTAGATGTCTGATGATGTTTTTGGCTGAGGAACTAGATGATAAGACCACAACAAAATGTGGACGCTGTTCTGTTTGCTTAGGCCAAGCCCTTATTCCAGAAACATATTCTTTAGAAAAAGCTCAAGAGGTAATACTTTTCCTACGCAAAACAAACCAGATTATTGAGCCACGTAAGCGTTGGCCTGCCAGTGGACTTTTAGCTTATTCATGGAAAGGTAATATCCATCAAAATTTACAAGCTGAGGCTGGTCGGGCATTGTCGCTTTGGGGAGACGCAGGTTGGGGTAGCCTAGTCAAGCAAGGCAAGTATCAAAATAATTATTTTAGTGATGCGCTGGTAGATGCAGTATATGAATTAATTCAGCATTGGCAGCCCGATCCCTTTCCAACGTGGGTAACTTGTATACCTTCGCTCACTCGTCCTGAACTAGTTCCAAGGTTTTCAGAACGTTTAGCTCGCAAGTTAAATGTTCCTTTTGTTGCTTGTGTTAGGAAAACAAGCCAAAACCGCCCACAAAAAGAAATGAGGAATAGCTCTCAACAGGCTCAGAACTTAGATGGCGTTTTTGAGGTTAGTAGTTGGGCAGGAATGGCAAGCTCTGTCTTCTTGATTGACGATATGGTGGATTCTCGCTGGACATTCACAGTGGTCGCCGCTTTGTTGCGTCAGTCAGGCAGTGGTAAAGTATTTCCATTAGCTCTAGCCCTCAATTCGCTTAGTCAGGGAGAATAG
- a CDS encoding SUMF1/EgtB/PvdO family nonheme iron enzyme has product MQKYWQVCVGLGLLLGGVPPVYGQDCGTEALEMAIADLEQPTLPPAAEAVLVACGEEAVEPLVRVLNGGHGGAQGNAARVLGLLGAEGAAAVEPLVATVLTAEEEVLVRRRAIEALASIAQGVADGTGEIRGWQTGAVAEVVELKDELQRLVQPQPGDLKIPQREQFGPALKQLGSAQRAVATAAGNLEEDPVYQIVSWIQGNAWVWGLVIYGGGYGLIFWWRPLGLLGLAEFQESVLAAIPESVPLLRPGLTAVLGVVLPGKYAPRVLDAWVEEQLQAKAGQQSPVERRFQNIETVKDRKNRVWLPVKLNGEKKTDARDFTPEALSPLFADTTVGVWIEGEGGSGKTSLAFEIAQWGLAGKLTKHRMLPVLIEDEPGEENLLTLIRKQLGMLIGEKETLDDGLVRSLLREKRVLVILDHVSEMKEESQRKLEARTEDVQINALMVTARYVPNTLNSLWKFCKVKLNPTLLRGAVLLQFVEDYLRKQGAENLLVKGEDYEVCSGLTRMAEERNITALLATLYVDQLLQWENGQGGDLPESTPVLMLSYINKLNEVIDEKDRQKNWTVQRDLKAIAWCCVQTSFYPAKTSRDRVVEVLENMEAEKTAEDRLNYLVQRLNLVHESGGGQSLRIALDPVAEYLVGLYLIDVHGDQQEQWDNLFAEIEETVQPGDGNADQAIDDNRGTQFQAVQGLLLAIRDCCKDKERSKPIPDGLVKQLEDRAGLDQEKLRAEQQRYRLKRLMEDLSVPEAADRLRAAQELGKMGPQAKRATPRLGKVLQDASDVWPVRVEAAKALRQIGSEFPLVVVEWHGGAPQFQLLDQPTPHRVTLPEGVVLDLVKIPGGEFWMGSDESDRASPRHLVKVPEFYMGKYPVTQAQWRAVAALPPEELTLDPNPSHSQGDDRPVETVSWREAREFCLRLSAYVGATYDLPTEAEWEYACRGGTETAYHFGDEITTDLANCGGPNAPQETTPVGHYGIGNRWELYDLHGNVWEWCLDPWHGSHGDKPAALQEDGSRPWLDEEIDISLHSDKSRLLRGGSWNLSPRTCRSAYRNYDVPGVRDYSYGFRVVCRGPRTP; this is encoded by the coding sequence ATGCAAAAATATTGGCAAGTTTGCGTGGGGCTGGGGTTGCTGCTGGGAGGAGTGCCGCCGGTCTATGGGCAGGACTGTGGGACGGAAGCCTTGGAGATGGCGATCGCGGACTTGGAACAACCGACGCTGCCCCCGGCAGCGGAGGCGGTATTGGTGGCCTGTGGAGAGGAGGCGGTGGAGCCGTTGGTGCGGGTGTTGAACGGGGGGCATGGGGGAGCGCAGGGGAATGCGGCGCGGGTGTTGGGGTTATTGGGAGCGGAGGGGGCGGCGGCAGTGGAGCCGTTGGTGGCGACGGTGTTGACGGCGGAGGAGGAGGTGTTGGTGCGCAGACGGGCGATCGAGGCGTTGGCGAGCATTGCCCAGGGGGTGGCGGATGGGACCGGGGAGATCCGAGGGTGGCAGACGGGGGCGGTGGCGGAGGTGGTGGAACTGAAGGATGAGTTGCAGCGCTTGGTTCAGCCGCAGCCCGGGGATCTCAAGATTCCGCAACGGGAGCAATTTGGGCCGGCGTTGAAGCAGTTGGGGTCCGCGCAGCGGGCGGTGGCAACGGCGGCGGGGAACTTGGAAGAGGATCCGGTTTATCAAATTGTGAGTTGGATCCAGGGGAATGCTTGGGTCTGGGGGCTGGTGATCTATGGGGGTGGGTATGGGTTGATTTTTTGGTGGAGGCCGTTGGGGTTGTTGGGGTTGGCGGAGTTTCAGGAGTCGGTGCTGGCGGCTATTCCGGAGTCGGTGCCGCTGTTGCGACCGGGGTTAACGGCGGTGTTGGGGGTGGTGTTGCCGGGGAAGTATGCGCCTCGGGTCTTGGATGCATGGGTGGAGGAACAGTTACAAGCTAAAGCAGGACAGCAATCACCCGTAGAGCGGCGGTTTCAAAACATTGAAACGGTTAAAGATCGGAAAAATCGGGTGTGGTTACCGGTGAAGCTCAATGGTGAGAAGAAAACGGATGCCCGTGACTTTACTCCAGAGGCCTTAAGCCCATTGTTTGCGGATACAACTGTGGGGGTGTGGATCGAAGGGGAAGGGGGATCCGGAAAAACGAGCCTTGCCTTTGAGATTGCCCAGTGGGGCTTGGCGGGGAAGCTGACAAAACATCGGATGTTACCGGTGCTGATTGAGGATGAGCCAGGAGAGGAAAATCTGCTGACGTTGATACGAAAGCAATTAGGGATGTTGATCGGAGAGAAGGAAACCCTAGACGATGGCCTGGTGCGGAGTTTGCTCCGGGAGAAGCGGGTGCTGGTGATTCTGGATCATGTTTCGGAGATGAAGGAGGAGTCCCAAAGAAAGCTGGAGGCCCGGACGGAGGATGTGCAGATTAATGCCTTGATGGTAACGGCGCGGTATGTGCCTAATACGTTGAATAGTTTGTGGAAGTTTTGCAAGGTTAAGCTGAACCCAACTCTGCTGCGGGGGGCTGTGCTGCTGCAGTTTGTGGAAGACTATTTGCGCAAACAGGGGGCGGAGAATTTGTTGGTGAAGGGGGAAGATTATGAGGTGTGTTCGGGGTTGACTCGGATGGCGGAAGAGCGCAACATTACGGCGCTGCTGGCCACCTTGTATGTGGATCAGTTACTACAGTGGGAGAACGGGCAGGGGGGGGATTTACCGGAGAGTACCCCGGTGCTGATGCTGAGCTATATCAATAAACTTAATGAGGTGATTGATGAAAAGGATCGGCAGAAAAATTGGACCGTACAACGGGATCTAAAGGCCATAGCTTGGTGTTGTGTCCAGACATCATTTTATCCCGCAAAGACATCCAGGGATAGGGTTGTAGAGGTGCTAGAAAATATGGAGGCAGAAAAAACGGCGGAAGACCGGCTGAATTATCTGGTGCAACGGCTCAATTTAGTGCATGAATCTGGGGGAGGGCAGTCGCTGCGAATTGCTTTGGATCCGGTGGCAGAATATTTAGTGGGTTTGTATTTGATTGATGTCCATGGGGACCAGCAGGAGCAATGGGACAACCTATTTGCGGAGATTGAGGAAACAGTGCAGCCAGGAGACGGGAACGCAGATCAGGCGATAGACGACAATCGAGGGACGCAGTTCCAGGCGGTGCAGGGATTGTTATTGGCGATTAGGGACTGTTGCAAGGATAAGGAGAGGAGCAAGCCAATTCCGGATGGTTTGGTGAAGCAACTGGAGGATCGGGCGGGTTTGGATCAGGAAAAATTGCGGGCGGAGCAGCAACGGTATCGGCTGAAGCGGTTGATGGAGGATCTGTCCGTACCGGAAGCAGCAGATCGACTCAGAGCGGCCCAGGAACTGGGGAAAATGGGGCCACAGGCTAAAAGGGCGACCCCTAGACTGGGGAAAGTTTTACAGGATGCTAGTGATGTCTGGCCGGTGCGTGTAGAAGCTGCTAAAGCACTGAGGCAAATTGGTTCGGAATTCCCGCTGGTGGTGGTGGAATGGCATGGGGGTGCGCCACAATTTCAGCTACTCGATCAGCCTACCCCGCACAGGGTAACGCTCCCGGAGGGGGTGGTGTTGGATCTGGTGAAGATTCCTGGGGGGGAGTTTTGGATGGGTTCTGATGAATCAGATCGGGCATCACCGCGACATTTAGTAAAGGTTCCAGAGTTTTACATGGGGAAATACCCCGTTACCCAGGCCCAATGGCGGGCGGTGGCTGCGTTGCCCCCAGAAGAACTGACGTTAGACCCGAATCCATCCCACTCCCAGGGGGATGATCGGCCCGTGGAGACGGTGTCTTGGCGAGAAGCCCGAGAATTTTGCCTGCGGTTGTCGGCCTATGTCGGTGCAACCTATGATCTGCCCACGGAAGCAGAGTGGGAGTATGCCTGTCGAGGGGGAACCGAAACGGCCTACCACTTTGGGGATGAGATCACAACAGATCTGGCTAACTGTGGTGGTCCCAATGCCCCCCAGGAAACCACACCCGTGGGGCACTATGGCATAGGGAACCGGTGGGAACTGTATGACCTCCATGGCAACGTTTGGGAGTGGTGTTTGGATCCATGGCATGGGAGTCAT
- a CDS encoding ribonuclease III domain-containing protein, producing the protein MSLEQKLGYFFFDKNHLKRALYHPSFDGETELPEPPFDQVAYGVLGRSLLAAVVTEFALRSGCDTIETIAHQGAQILEPQRLQALQEDLCLEFYVKLSPAAKADGQSQDPTVLQETFEALVAAVYLDGGYSSMRRIVKHLLVDPVLGPTEAG; encoded by the coding sequence ATGTCCCTTGAACAGAAGCTAGGTTATTTCTTTTTTGATAAAAACCACCTCAAACGCGCCCTTTATCACCCGTCCTTCGATGGGGAAACAGAGCTACCGGAACCTCCCTTTGATCAGGTGGCCTATGGGGTGTTGGGTCGATCGCTGCTGGCCGCAGTAGTGACAGAATTTGCCCTGCGATCGGGCTGTGACACGATCGAAACCATCGCCCACCAAGGGGCACAGATCCTTGAACCTCAACGACTCCAAGCCTTACAGGAAGATCTGTGCTTAGAGTTTTATGTCAAGCTGAGTCCTGCTGCCAAAGCTGACGGCCAATCCCAGGATCCGACTGTGCTTCAGGAAACCTTTGAGGCACTGGTGGCGGCGGTCTATTTGGATGGGGGCTACAGCAGTATGCGCCGGATTGTGAAGCATCTCCTCGTCGATCCCGTGCTGGGACCCACGGAAGCGGGCTAG
- a CDS encoding alcohol dehydrogenase catalytic domain-containing protein, whose product MPKLAIVADHDVLVRVQATSVHAGDWHLMRGEPFLIRLLFGGLLKPQIKTLGTDGAGRVEAVGTASP is encoded by the coding sequence GTGCCGAAGCTTGCGATCGTTGCCGACCATGACGTACTCGTGCGGGTTCAGGCTACCTCCGTCCATGCCGGGGACTGGCATCTGATGCGGGGGGAGCCGTTCCTGATTCGTCTCCTGTTTGGGGGATTGCTCAAGCCCCAGATCAAGACCCTGGGAACTGATGGGGCGGGGCGGGTGGAAGCGGTGGGGACAGCAAGCCCTTAA
- a CDS encoding DNA-processing protein DprA — translation MAVLTHVLQPDTQAILLLCAGFGQSRQAEPMPLSLGEYNALAQKLQQQNLRPADLLATDGKNWVFDEINGSLSPQRIVHLLERGAMLAVAVEDWTNKGLWILSRSDETYPQRLKQKLKHLSPPILYGVGNPDLLSEGGLAVVGSRDIDGEGLGYTQRIAEKCAEQGIQIVSGGARGVDQTAMLAAISVGGKSVGILADSLIKAAVSMKYRSGLREGRVALISPYDPSAGFNAGNAMNRNKHVYALADHALVINSSYEKGGTWAGAKEELKRANKIPVWIRLEGDIPQGNHQLVKLGAIPFPLQPWNRNLLDLLEEAEQIHKTENQRNASKQLDLREAHQPEIQSNVISYQEKECTLKLPKDAYEAVLPLLLHHLSEPKGDKEVADLLDVGVGQVRLWLKKAIQERFVEKKKTNYVLNRDNKQLHLLSVN, via the coding sequence ATGGCAGTACTTACGCACGTATTACAACCTGACACACAGGCTATTCTGCTTCTATGTGCAGGATTTGGTCAGTCGCGCCAAGCTGAGCCGATGCCTCTAAGCCTGGGTGAGTACAATGCTCTGGCACAAAAGCTACAACAACAAAATCTACGACCTGCCGATTTACTCGCTACAGATGGGAAGAACTGGGTTTTCGATGAGATCAACGGAAGCCTTAGTCCCCAAAGAATAGTACATCTCCTAGAGCGAGGGGCTATGCTGGCAGTTGCTGTTGAAGATTGGACAAATAAGGGGTTGTGGATCCTCAGTCGTAGCGATGAGACTTATCCACAAAGATTGAAGCAGAAATTGAAACACTTATCACCTCCAATTCTGTATGGAGTTGGCAATCCAGATTTACTATCAGAAGGAGGTTTAGCTGTAGTTGGTTCTCGTGACATTGATGGTGAGGGTCTTGGATATACCCAACGCATAGCTGAAAAGTGTGCTGAACAAGGTATCCAGATTGTATCAGGCGGAGCACGCGGCGTTGACCAGACTGCTATGCTAGCGGCTATTTCTGTTGGAGGTAAATCGGTTGGGATTTTAGCAGATAGCCTGATTAAGGCAGCGGTATCAATGAAGTATCGTTCAGGGCTTCGTGAAGGGCGAGTTGCTTTAATCTCACCCTATGATCCCTCTGCTGGATTTAATGCTGGAAATGCAATGAATCGAAACAAGCATGTTTATGCATTAGCTGATCATGCTCTGGTTATAAATTCTTCTTATGAAAAGGGTGGGACTTGGGCTGGAGCTAAAGAAGAATTAAAGAGAGCAAATAAAATCCCTGTTTGGATTCGACTAGAAGGAGATATACCACAGGGAAATCATCAGTTAGTTAAGCTAGGGGCTATACCTTTCCCGCTCCAACCTTGGAATCGCAACCTATTAGATTTGCTAGAAGAAGCTGAACAAATCCATAAGACAGAAAATCAGAGAAATGCTTCAAAGCAATTAGATTTACGCGAAGCACACCAACCAGAGATTCAGTCAAATGTCATTAGCTATCAAGAGAAAGAATGCACATTAAAGTTGCCTAAAGATGCCTATGAAGCTGTTCTACCCTTACTTCTGCATCATTTAAGTGAACCGAAAGGAGATAAAGAAGTTGCTGACCTGCTAGATGTTGGTGTAGGTCAGGTCAGACTTTGGTTAAAAAAAGCCATACAGGAGAGGTTTGTGGAGAAGAAAAAAACAAACTATGTATTAAATCGGGATAATAAACAGTTGCACTTGCTGAGTGTTAATTAA